One Eublepharis macularius isolate TG4126 chromosome 6, MPM_Emac_v1.0, whole genome shotgun sequence DNA segment encodes these proteins:
- the RPP30 gene encoding ribonuclease P protein subunit p30, translating into MAGFVDLNIPHSLEKESLRKLVEAAAHLGYSTVAINYVIDYEEKKKEVVKPISSSELFTSLPMVQGKSKPIKILSRLTLVVSDPSHCNILRATSTNIKFYDIFAVFPKNGKLFHVACTTLDVDLVCINVTEKLPFYIKRPSVNVAIDRGIYFELVYVPAIKDSTMRRYTISNALSLMQICRGKNIVLSSAAEKPLQMRGPYDVANLGWLFGLSESNAKAAVSTNGRAVLLHGEARKTACGVVHTVKKPRTPDEDDSTPATKRPKWHCDE; encoded by the exons TTGGCTATTCAACCGTGGCAATTAATTATGTCATTGActatgaagaaaagaaaaag GAAGTTGTGAAGCCTATATCATCCTCAGAACTGTTTACATCTTTACCTATGGTGCAG GGGAAATCCAAGCCAATTAAGATTTTGTCGAGGTTAACGCTTGTTGTTTCTGATCCATCCCACTGCAATATCCTA AGAGCTACATCTACAAACATAAAATTTTATGACATCTTCGCTGTGTTTCCTAAGAATGGGAAGCTCTTCCAT GTGGCTTGTACAACCTTAGATGTAGACCTTGTGTGCATTAACGTGACAGAAAAGCTGCCTTTCTACATCAAGAGACCTTCCGTTAATGTG GCAATTGATCGAGGCATATACTTTGAACTTGTTTACGTGCCTGCCATCAAAGACTCCACGATGAGAAGATACACAATTTCCAATGCTCTCAGCCTGATGCAGATCTGCCGAGGAAAG AATATCGTACTGTCCAGCGCAGCAGAAAAG CCGTTACAGATGCGAGGTCCTTACGATGTGGCTAACCT AGGGTGGCTGTTCGGCCTGTCTGAAAGCAACGCCAAGGCTGCTGTTTCTACCAATGGCAGAGCAGTCCTGCTCCATGGAG AAGCCAGAAAGACTGCTTGTGGAGTGGTGCATACAGTGAAGAAGCCCCGAACCCCTGATGAAGATGACTCCACCCCAGCTACCAAAAGGCCAAAATGGCATTGTGATGAGTAG